GTTCCCTGAAGTTTTACAGCTCCTATTTCTATTATCTCATGTTCATGGGAATTAAGTCCCATAGTCTCCAAGTCAAATACCACAAAACTTTCTTCCTCTATTGGTATATTTTTACTGCTTCTTATCATTTCAGCAGTATCATTTACCATATACATTTCACATCCCAAAATAGCTTTAAAATCTTTTCCTTTAGCTGCCTTGTAAGCAAATGGGAAAGAATGTACTACAGCATAGTCAGTTATAGCCATTGCTTTATGTCCATAGGCTATCGCTTGTTTTATGAGGTCTGATATATCTTCTACTCCAACCATTTCACTCATTTTACTGTGTGTATGAAGCTCTACCATTTTTTCTGGAGCATTATCAATTTTTTGAGTTTTTACTTTATCAAGTTTATTAATAGAATTTATCATTATTATTTCTTCATTATCAGAAAACTTATCAACTTGTTTTTTTCCACTTACTTTAATAAAATCTCCGACAAATACTTCTAATTTTTTATTTTTATCAAGAAATACTTTTGTTGTTAGAGAACTTCTTTCATCAGTTATTCTTATTGTCATTAAAACTTTATCATTTTTGACATCTCTGCTTTCAAGAGAAAAGATTTCTCCTTCAACTATACAGATTTCATCTTCATAAAGTTCTCCAAATTCCTCTATTGAAATAGAATTTCCCTTTATTTCTTTTGTTTTATTGCTTGTATAACTCTGCTTTGAAAAGCCTTGCTTAACAAAAACCTCATTTGATTTTTGAGGTTTAGATGCTGCTGCTTTCGAATTATCAGAATCTATTTTAGCAGATAAAGTTATTATTTCTTTCTGTTTCTGCTTTTCTACTTCTGTCAACTCTTTAGAGAAATCTCCAAGTATAAATTTAACTTTAAAATTATATATTCCATAATTTTCCAGTATTTCTTCAAGTTTATCATCTATTTCAGAATTTATAAGAATTTCTATAGCTGTTTTTTCATTAAGTTCAATATTTACAGCCTCTTTCTCTATTTTTATTCTATAAAAATAAAGAAATGATTTTGAAATAGCGTTTCTTGCTTTAAGCCTGATTATAGCTCTTTCCACTATTATTATAAGCTCTTCCTTCATCATTTCTTTCTCTGTATACTCTACTCTAAAATCTACCTCTAACTCTTTTCCAAAATTCTTTTTTATATTTTCATAGATTATATCAAGTTCACAGAGGTCTTTTACACATGGAACGGAACACATAAACTTCATTTTCTTATTTCTTTCACTGAAAACTATCTCTTTAATGTCCACAGAGTTTATTCCCATCTGCCTGAAAATGCTGTCCTGAGGTTTTATTCTGATCTCATTTCTATTCATCTTACCTCCAGAATTTATCTATTAATTTTCTCCAAATAATCTATCTAAAATAATAGCTACTGCTGCTCTTACAGAAAGATGATTATATTTTGTATTTCCTCTTATTGGCTCCAGAATATAATTTGACATATCCATTATTTCATCTGTAAGCCCCCATCCTGTTCCAAATAATAAAAGATAAGGTTTATTGTCTTCAAATATTTTTTCTGAAAGTGCATTATACCCTATTGTATTAGAAAAAATCCTTGCAGATGTAGTTATTATAACTGGTTTTTGTCCTTCTTTTTCCTCTATTTCCTCAATAGTTTTTTCTATGCTATTCATTACTCTTGTTATGGCAAAAGCATTTTCTCTATCTTTATTATATTGACCTCCAGTCCCTTCCTGCCAATATCCAATTATTCTTTCTGTAAGCATTTTTTGAGCATCTACCGGAACTATCAAACGATATCCTTTTATATCATAAGTTCTGCAGCTTCTAGATATATCATGGATATCAAAATTTGTAACTGAAGTACACACTACATCATTATTTTTATTATATACAGGATAATGAACTAATCCTAGATAAATTTTTTCTCTCATTTCCTACTCAATCCTCTTTTCCTAACTTTCTAATTAAAATCTAGTCTATTTCATTTATATTTATTTCTTCCAATTCTTCTGAATATTTTTTTATTTCTACAAGATATGAATCCCTTGTATAACTTAAATAGTTCCAAAGTTTTTCAGATAATTTTTTTATAACTTTAGCTGGTGAACCAGCTATAAGATCTCCTTCTTCAGCTATTAATTTGCTATTTACCACTGCACCAGCTGATACAATACAATTCTTTGGAATGATACTTCCATTAAGTATTTGACTTCCCATTCCTATTATAGAATTATCTCCAACTGTACACCCATGAACTACACAATTATGTCCAATAGTAACACCTTTTCCAATAGTTGTGGGAAACTCTGAGTCTCCATGAAGAGTTGAATTATCTTGAACATTAGAGTTATCTCCAATAGTTATTTTACTCATATCTCCTCTTAATA
The Fusobacterium sp. DNA segment above includes these coding regions:
- a CDS encoding gamma carbonic anhydrase family protein, producing MIYKLNNLIPKIGKNNYIADTASIIGDVETGDNVSIWFSAVLRGDMSKITIGDNSNVQDNSTLHGDSEFPTTIGKGVTIGHNCVVHGCTVGDNSIIGMGSQILNGSIIPKNCIVSAGAVVNSKLIAEEGDLIAGSPAKVIKKLSEKLWNYLSYTRDSYLVEIKKYSEELEEININEID
- a CDS encoding RNA methyltransferase; this encodes MREKIYLGLVHYPVYNKNNDVVCTSVTNFDIHDISRSCRTYDIKGYRLIVPVDAQKMLTERIIGYWQEGTGGQYNKDRENAFAITRVMNSIEKTIEEIEEKEGQKPVIITTSARIFSNTIGYNALSEKIFEDNKPYLLLFGTGWGLTDEIMDMSNYILEPIRGNTKYNHLSVRAAVAIILDRLFGEN